The following proteins come from a genomic window of Miscanthus floridulus cultivar M001 chromosome 2, ASM1932011v1, whole genome shotgun sequence:
- the LOC136536953 gene encoding LRR receptor-like serine/threonine-protein kinase ERECTA — protein MSLVDNHILDPSGNTFSGAILGSLFTVSSALQELYISRNGFSGGVPPQLAVLGALTWLELQHRELHAAHIVLATAYKEARDDADGLHDGGHVKRLTGHGHGVGGIPRTLPSYRTTAGAAQTTRCHRAARWHRPRSAHCVDQPVVLDAYSNCFVGPLPHDLGELRRLQRLNLGGSFFNRSIPAKIGQLRSLWFLHLAGNALTKRLPSELDALA, from the exons ATGTCCCTCGTCGACAACCACATCCTCGACCCCTCCGGCAACACCTTCTCTGGCGCCATCCTGGGGTCCCTGTTCACCGTCTCCTCCGCGCTACAGGAGCTCTACATCTCCCGTAATGGCTTCTCCGGCGGGGTACCGCCGCAGCTGGCGGTCCTGGGCGCCCTGACATGGCTCGAGCTGCAGCATCGCGAGCTCCACGCTGCCCACATCGTACTGGCAACCGCCTACAAAG AAGCACGAGATGATGCTGATGGCCTCCACGACGGTGGCCATGTCAAGCGGCTCACGGGGCACGGCCACGGCGTAGGCGGGATTCCACGAACGTTGCCAAGCTACCGAACCACCGCGGGAGCAGCGCAGACGACTCGATGTCATCGCGCTGCTAGATGGCATCGTCCTCGATCAGCCCATTGTGTCGATCAGCCCGTTGTGCTCGATGCCTACAGCAACTGCTTCGTCGGCCCACTACCGCACGACCTCGGCGAGCTACGTCGGCTCCAGCGGCTCAACCTCGGCGGCAGCTTCTTCAACaggagcatcccggccaagatcGGGCAGCTCCGCTCGCTGTGGTTCCTACACCTCGCTGGGAACGCGCTGACCAAGCGGCTCCCTTCGGAGCTCGACGCCCTCGCGTAG